In Desulfosporosinus youngiae DSM 17734, the genomic stretch GCCATCCCGGGCCGGGAGCCTGATGGCGTATTCCACCCGGTCATTACTCCCTGCTTTAGTCACAACATTAGAGGAATACTGGTCAGGAGTAAGAATCTGCTCAAGCAGGCTGCCAAGCTGAATTTCGCCCCATATCCCACGGGTTTTAACATTGGTCAGAACCTTCTTCAGGTCTCCGACACCGGAAGCCAGGGTTTGCATTTCCCCCAGCCCTTTGTGTACCGCCTCTAACCGCTCACTGACCAGTTTAAAGGATTCTCCTAAACGTTGTTCAAGAGTGGAGCTGAGTTTCTCATCTACGGTTGCCCGCATCTGGTCTAATTTCCGGCCGTTATCCTGTTGGAGCAGGAGAAGACGTTCTTCTACCGTCTTGCGCATATGTTCTAATTTTAGATCATTGGTTTTGGTAAGGGAGCTTAACTGAACAGCGAAAATGTCTAATTGGTTGCGTTGAAGGCCGGCGATTTCTGTCATACGTGCCAGCACAGAATCGTTAAAGGAACAGACTGATTGATTTAATTCCTCGCGGACTTGTCTTGAGTTAGTACTTGCTTCCTCCCGGTTTTTAGCGATTTCTCCATTAACACGCCGTTCGTTGCGTTCCAGACTCTTTTCTAAGGAATCGAACTTACTTTCGAACTTGAAATAAGGATTGCGGAATGAGCGGATCATTAAGATGATAAGCAGGATAATCCCAATGACTAAAAGGATGGTTTGGATAAGGTCGATTAATACTGGTTCTGTCATGAATTGCCTCCTGAGTTAGTGTTTCTTCAACTAACACTTTATCATATTTTGTAAACAAACAGATACAATAAAAAATTATCCTTGGTTAGATTGTTTTTAAAGAGGAGATTTGATTTGGGCAGAGAATTTTACTAATTTATAGTTGAATTAAGATGCCATGGAGGAAAAATGAAGCAGTTTAAGATACATATAACAGCTCTAATGATATTAGCTTTGACCTTCGGTTTAGGAGGGTTAGCCTTTCTGGCCTTTTTTCAGACAAGAGAGCTCCTGATAACTAATCTGGAAGCGCATATTTCCTCGCTGACCCTCTCTTCAAGTTCTGAAGTGGGCTTGTGGTTGGATGCTCATAAAACAAGCGTTGAGATTATGGCTAATACACCCTTAATGGAAACGGAAGACACAGACTTGATCCTTTCCTATATGAATGAGGAACTGCAGCAGCGTAAAAGCTCTTTTCAAGAATTTTTCTATGCCGACAGTGAGGGCAATTACTTACTGAACTCCGGTCAAAAAGGCAGTATCAGTAAGCGTGAATATTTTCAAGAGGTTATGGCTGCCGGCGTTTCAGTGATCTCTGATCCCTTATTTTCCTATGGAACCGGCAAATACAGCATTGTAATAGCTGCTCCTGTTAAGAAGGATAATAAAGTCGTTGGCCTTTTTGGCGGGAGCATTGATTTGTCTGACTTGATCCATCTCGTTTCAACCAAAGGAGTTGGAGAGATAGGCAACGCGTTTATTGTTCAGAGAGATGGATTGATGATTATTCACCCCAAAGAGGATTATATCATGAGTTACAATGGGCTGATGCATAATCGGGATTCATCGGACTATATAGAAACCATTAAAAAAATGATCAGCGGAGAAACCGGAGTTACCCGGAATACATTTCAAGATGGAGATAAATATCTGGCCTATGCTCCGGTGCCAGGCCTGGAATGGTCATTGGGAGTAACTGTTCCGGCAACTTACGTCATGAATCAGTTGTACTACCTCCCTATTTACTTTATTGCTATCACAATCTTTTTTGCTCTTATTTTAGTGGTTTTAGTCAAGCGTTGGCTTGTAGTTCCACTTACTAAATTAGCGAAGTTTACTACGGAACTTAATGATAACATCAATGAACGGGTGGATACCTATCAACTGGAAAGTCCGGTTATCGAAATTAATTCGCTTGCCGATAATTTCCAGAGGATGGCAGCTGCACTTAAAGATAGTTTCCGGGACTTAGAACGTTCTAAAACTAATCTAAAAGAAGAAATCATTAGGAAAATGATGATTCAGGAAGATTTAGAAAGCAGTTACGAAGAACTTGCGGCAGTTGAGGAAGAACTAAGGGCTAATTATGAGAAACTGCAATCTAAGGAAGCACTGCTTAGAGAATCGGAACGTCGGTTGCGCTCCATGCTCGAGAACGTAAAACTTATCACAGGGATAATAGATAAGGATGGACGGATCAGTTTTTGTAATGACTTCATATTGGGGTTAACCGGCTTGCAAAGGGACGAAGTGGTTGGACATGACTTTTTTGAGGTTTTCGTTCCGCCGAAATATCGCTTAGAGGCCTATGCTTGGTTTAAGGAGGTATTAAACAGTAAAAAGATTGCTGTCCATAATATCTACCCTGTTCGAACGAAAGATGGAAACAGTCGGTTTGTTCATTGGAATCATACCCTCTTATTTGATGCTGAGGGTAATGTCTCTGGTATTGCCAGCATTGGCGAAGATATTACCGAGCGTAAACAATTTCAGGAGAAGCTCGTCCATCTTAGTTTCCATGATGTCTTAACTGAGCTGTATAACCGCACTTATTTTGAAGAAAAAATGCGTTTCCTCAAAGGGGATGATTTCGCTCCGGTTGGGATGATTGTTTGTGACGTCGACGGACTGAAACTGGTCAATGATACACTGGGACATACCACCGGCGACAAATTGCTTTGGCTGACGGCAGGTCTTATTAAGAAGTGTTTTCGGGAAGAGGACCT encodes the following:
- a CDS encoding DNA recombination protein RmuC, which gives rise to MTEPVLIDLIQTILLVIGIILLIILMIRSFRNPYFKFESKFDSLEKSLERNERRVNGEIAKNREEASTNSRQVREELNQSVCSFNDSVLARMTEIAGLQRNQLDIFAVQLSSLTKTNDLKLEHMRKTVEERLLLLQQDNGRKLDQMRATVDEKLSSTLEQRLGESFKLVSERLEAVHKGLGEMQTLASGVGDLKKVLTNVKTRGIWGEIQLGSLLEQILTPDQYSSNVVTKAGSNDRVEYAIRLPARDGRDNIIWLPIDAKFPIEDYERLIAAQDQADLLLIEELGKSLENRIKSEGKTIRDKYIDPPHTTDFGILFLPVEGLYAEVLRRPGLCERLQRECKVIITGPTTLAALLNSLQMGFKTLAIEKRSSEVWNLLGAVKTEFGKFVEILEKTQKKLQEASNTIDTATKKSRTIARKLKDVQTLPANEAELMLEQEADFQK
- a CDS encoding HD domain-containing phosphohydrolase, with protein sequence MKQFKIHITALMILALTFGLGGLAFLAFFQTRELLITNLEAHISSLTLSSSSEVGLWLDAHKTSVEIMANTPLMETEDTDLILSYMNEELQQRKSSFQEFFYADSEGNYLLNSGQKGSISKREYFQEVMAAGVSVISDPLFSYGTGKYSIVIAAPVKKDNKVVGLFGGSIDLSDLIHLVSTKGVGEIGNAFIVQRDGLMIIHPKEDYIMSYNGLMHNRDSSDYIETIKKMISGETGVTRNTFQDGDKYLAYAPVPGLEWSLGVTVPATYVMNQLYYLPIYFIAITIFFALILVVLVKRWLVVPLTKLAKFTTELNDNINERVDTYQLESPVIEINSLADNFQRMAAALKDSFRDLERSKTNLKEEIIRKMMIQEDLESSYEELAAVEEELRANYEKLQSKEALLRESERRLRSMLENVKLITGIIDKDGRISFCNDFILGLTGLQRDEVVGHDFFEVFVPPKYRLEAYAWFKEVLNSKKIAVHNIYPVRTKDGNSRFVHWNHTLLFDAEGNVSGIASIGEDITERKQFQEKLVHLSFHDVLTELYNRTYFEEKMRFLKGDDFAPVGMIVCDVDGLKLVNDTLGHTTGDKLLWLTAGLIKKCFREEDLVFRIGGDEFAIILPNSELTVVEQACHRIRMAVERYNSENEEFPLSLSMGFAVSGRMNVDVGEVFREADDGMYREKLHRSKSTRSALVQAMMKALEARDFITEGHADRLQDLVISLGQALALSERTLSDLRLLAQFHDIGKVGIPDRILFKPGRLNEEEFKEMQRHSEIGHRIAQSAPDLIPIADFILRHHEWWNGQGYPLGLKADKIPLECRILAIADAYDAMTSNRPYRKAMTQEQAFQELNKNKGVQFDPQLVPIFIEVIRCDQFAIQMEGFN